GCGCCGTCCGCGCGGGGGCCGCGGTCCCGGCGATGGGGGGAGCGGACGGGTGCGCGTCGCGCCGTCGGGCACCTACCGGGTGGTGCTCACCGTCGACGGCAAGGAATACGCCCACGAGCTGCGCCTCGTCTCCGATCCCAACCTGCCGATCGTCACCGATCTGGCCGGCGCCGAGGAGGCGTATGACGTCTGGACGGGCGACGACGAACCCGCCGACTCCGAGGAGGAGGAAGAACAGGAAGAGGAAGAGGAGCGGGCCCGCGCGGCCGCCGCGCTGGGCGGTGCCGACGGCTGACGGGCTCTTCCCGACCGCGCCCCGCGGTCAGGGGGCCAGCGCGTCGCGGAGGACCGCCATCGTGTGCCGAGCCGGGATCGCGGCACCGAGGCGGTCGAGGTGGAGGCGGAGCTGCGTCAGGCAGCCGATGTTGCCACTGGCGACCACGTCCGGCGCCGCGGCGACGATCGCCCGGGCCTTGGCTTCGCCGAGTGAGGCCGCGATCTCGGGCTGGTCGAGGTTGTAGGTCCCGGCGCTGCCGCAGCACAGATGCGGGTCGGCCAGTTCGACCAGCTCGATGCCGGGAACGGCCCGCAACAGCGCTCGCGGCGCGGCTGCGACCCCTTGGGCGTGGGCCAGATGGCAGGCGTCTTGGTAGACCACGCGGAGGGGCGTCTGGCGAAACGGCGTGCGAACGCCGAGCCGGGTGAGGAAGGCGCTGGCATCTTCGACCCGTTCACGAAACGCCCGGGCACGCGCCTCGTCGGCGGTGCCGCGGAGGACGAGCGGGTATTCGTGGAGCGCCGAGCCGCAGCCGGCGGCGTTGGTCACGATCGCGTCGACGTCGGTGGGAAAGGCGTCGAGCGTGCGGCGGGCACTGGCCCGAGCGGCCGTCAGGTCGCCGGTGTGCCAGGCGAGCGCCCCGCAGCACCCCTGGCCGCGCGGCACGACCACCTCGACCCCGTTGCGCGTGAGAACATCGATCGTCGCGGTGTTGATGTCGGGATCGAGCACCTGCTGCACGCAGCCCGCGAGCAGCGCGACGCGCGCCCGCCGCAGCCCGACCGCCGGATTGACCTCCGCCAGGTGCCGGGCGGCCGGCAGCGTCGCGGGGAGCAGGTCGAGCATCGGCCGCAGCGCGCGCGGCGACAGCCTCCGCACGATCCCCCACCGGCCGATCCGCGCGGCGAGGCGGAAGCGCGCGGGATGGGGCACGGTGAGCGCGGTGAGGAAGCGCCGCAGGCGCTCGCCGAACGGGCGCCGCACCTCGCGTGCCGCCAGCGCCCGAAACGGGCTGATCAGATCCCGGTAGGGCACGCCACTCGGGCAGGCCGGTTCGCAGGCCAGGCAGCCGAGGCAGCGGTCGACGTGCGGCTCGGCCTCGGCGAACGGCAGCTTCCCCTCGAGGACCTCCTTCATGAGCACGATCCGGCCGCGCGGCGAATCCATCTCCTGGCCGAGCGTCTGGTAGGTCGGGCAGGCCGCGAGACAGAACCCGCAGTGAACGCAGGCCGAGACCGCGTCGGCCATCGGCTGGCCGAGGGGCCCGAGTCGTTCGGTGGGGATCGAGTGGAGCATCGTCAGGCGCCGGCAGCGGGGGAGGGCGGGGGAGGTGGGGCGGGGCGCGCCGGGGCACCGGTCCAGTCGTCGAGTGTCGGAAACCGGCCGACGGGATCCAAGGCCTCCTTGACGGCGCCCTCGATCGCAAACCGGGGCCGGTCCCCGATCCACAGCGGCGCCGATCCGCGGAGCGTGAGGCCGCGCGGCGGCGCGACGAGCGACCAGGCGACGCTGCCGCCGCCGCTGACGTGGGCGGCGCGGTGGGCGGCGATCTCGGCGGCGACGATGTCGGTGCGGAAGCCCCACGGCGTCTCGACGATCTCCCGCCACAGGCCGTCGTCCTCCTCGCGGCCGCCGATCCCGCGGGCGAGGGCGTCGAGCGCCGCGGCCGGGCCGGCGAGGCGCACAAGCATGTCGTCGTGGCCGGGGGGCAGGTTGAGCGCGTCGATCGGGTAGCGCGAGCGTGCCAGGTCGGCCAGGGCTCGCGGCGTGAACGGCAGGCGGAGCGTGAGCCGACGCTCGGGGCGCGGAAACACCTTGAACGTCACGGTGCCGATCACGGCGAACCTTCCCAGGCTGCCGACGAGGAACTTCGGCACGTCGAACCCGGCGGCATTCTTCACGACCTTGCCGCCCAGCCGCAGCCAACGCCCGGCGCCGTCGACGAACCCGACGCCGAGGATGAAATCGCGCACGCCGCCATGGCGGAAGCGCCCCGGCCCCCCGGTATCGGCGGCGACGACCCCGCCGATCGTGCTCCCCGCCTCGACGAGGAGCGGATCGAAGGGGAGATGCTGCCCGCGCCCGGCCAGCACCGCCACCAGCTCCGCCACCGGAGTGCCGGCCAGCGCCGTGATCGTGAACTCGCCGGGGTCGTACTCGGTGATCCCGGCCAGCGCCGTCGTCGTGATCGCCACGGCGTCGACGTCGGACAGACGCGGCTTGGTGCGCGCCCCGACGGCGATCACGCGCGGGGCGGAGAGGACGGCGTCGCGCAGTTCGACGAGCGTGGCGGGGGCGATCATTCGCGCGACACCACCCCGGCGCGCTCCAGCGGATGGAGGCCGACGTGGCCGAGGGCGGGAGCCTCCCCGCCGGGAAACATCTTCCCCGGATTGGCGATCCCCAGCGGGTCGAACGCGGCGCGCAACCGCTTCAGACAATCGATCTCGTCGGCGTTGAACATCGCCGGGAGGAACTCGCGCTTCTCGACGCCGACGCCGTGCTCGCCGGTGATCGAGCCCCCCATCTCGACGCACATCCGCAGGATCCGCCCGGCGAGCGCCTCGGCCTGCGAGAGCGCCCCGGCCACGCGGCCGTCGAACAGGATCAGCGGATGGAGGTTGCCGTCGCCGGCGTGAAACACGTTGGCGACCCGGAGCCCGGCTTCGTCGGCCAGCGCCGCGATCCGCCGCAGCGCCTCGCCGAGCCGCTGCCTGGGCACCACGCCGTCCTGCACGATGAAGTCGGGCGACAGCCTGCCGACCGCGCTGAACGCGCTCTTCCGCCCCTTCCAGATCGCCGCCCGCTCGGCATCGTCGCGGGCGGCGCGGACCGCGACCGGCGCGCTCGTGGCGAGGATCGCGTCGAGGCGCTCGCGCTCGATCGCGACCACCTCGCGCGGCCCCTCGATCTCGACGATCAGCACCGCCGCGCACCCCGGCGGATAGTCGGCATCGACCGCGGCCCGCGCCGCCTCGATCGCCAGGCTGTCCATCACCTCGATCGCCCCGGGGAGCAGCCCGCCGGCGATCACCGCGGCGACCGCGTCGCCGGCCCTCTCGAGCGTGGCATAGCCGGCCAGCACGGTGGCGTAGGCCTCGGGGCGGGGGAGGAGCTGGAGCGTGATCTCCAGCGCGATCCCGAACAGCCCCTCGTGGCCGGTGAACAGCCCGCACCAGTCGGGCCCGAGCCGGTCGCGGCCGGCGCCGCCGAAGCGCACGACCTCGCCGCTGGCGAGCACCGCCTCGATACCGAGCACGTGGTTGGCGGTCATGCCGTGCTTGAGGCAGTGGGCCCCGCCGGAGTTGAAGGCCACGTTGCCGCCGATCGTGCAGATGCTCTGCGACGACGGGTCGGGGGCGTAGTACAGGCCGTGGGGTGCGGCGGCGAGCGAGACTCGGGTATTGACGACCCCCGGCTCGACGACGGCGATCCGCTCGTCGGGATCGATGCGGAGGATCCGCGACAGCCGGTTGAGCGCGATCACCACGCCCCCCGCGACCGGCAGCGAGCCGCCGCACAGGCTCGTGCCGCTGCCGCGGGCCACGAACGGGATCCCCTCGGCGCGGCAGGCGCGGACCAGCGCGATGACTTCGTCTCTCGTCTCCGGCACGGCAACGGCCAGCGGCCGCGTCTCGAACGCCGTCAGCCCGTCGCTCTCGTAGGCGGCCAGCTCCGCCGGGCGCGTCAGCAGCCGCGCGGGAGGGAGCAGGGCGCCGAGCCGGCCGAGCGCGGGAGGGGAGCTCATCGCGGCACCTCGCTCCCTCTCCTGATCAGGCGCCGAGGGCCGTGGCCAGCGCCGTGAGGACCAGATCGACGTTGCGCGTCGTCGCCCCGTGCCCCATCAGGCCGATCCGCCACGCCTTGCCTGCCATCGCGCCCAAGCCGGCGCCGATCTCGATGCCGTATTCCTCGAGCAACCGGCGCCGGACCGCGGCGTCGTC
This Planctomycetota bacterium DNA region includes the following protein-coding sequences:
- the glcF gene encoding glycolate oxidase subunit GlcF, which gives rise to MLHSIPTERLGPLGQPMADAVSACVHCGFCLAACPTYQTLGQEMDSPRGRIVLMKEVLEGKLPFAEAEPHVDRCLGCLACEPACPSGVPYRDLISPFRALAAREVRRPFGERLRRFLTALTVPHPARFRLAARIGRWGIVRRLSPRALRPMLDLLPATLPAARHLAEVNPAVGLRRARVALLAGCVQQVLDPDINTATIDVLTRNGVEVVVPRGQGCCGALAWHTGDLTAARASARRTLDAFPTDVDAIVTNAAGCGSALHEYPLVLRGTADEARARAFRERVEDASAFLTRLGVRTPFRQTPLRVVYQDACHLAHAQGVAAAPRALLRAVPGIELVELADPHLCCGSAGTYNLDQPEIAASLGEAKARAIVAAAPDVVASGNIGCLTQLRLHLDRLGAAIPARHTMAVLRDALAP
- a CDS encoding FAD-binding protein, with the translated sequence MSSPPALGRLGALLPPARLLTRPAELAAYESDGLTAFETRPLAVAVPETRDEVIALVRACRAEGIPFVARGSGTSLCGGSLPVAGGVVIALNRLSRILRIDPDERIAVVEPGVVNTRVSLAAAPHGLYYAPDPSSQSICTIGGNVAFNSGGAHCLKHGMTANHVLGIEAVLASGEVVRFGGAGRDRLGPDWCGLFTGHEGLFGIALEITLQLLPRPEAYATVLAGYATLERAGDAVAAVIAGGLLPGAIEVMDSLAIEAARAAVDADYPPGCAAVLIVEIEGPREVVAIERERLDAILATSAPVAVRAARDDAERAAIWKGRKSAFSAVGRLSPDFIVQDGVVPRQRLGEALRRIAALADEAGLRVANVFHAGDGNLHPLILFDGRVAGALSQAEALAGRILRMCVEMGGSITGEHGVGVEKREFLPAMFNADEIDCLKRLRAAFDPLGIANPGKMFPGGEAPALGHVGLHPLERAGVVSRE